The Polyodon spathula isolate WHYD16114869_AA chromosome 3, ASM1765450v1, whole genome shotgun sequence genome has a segment encoding these proteins:
- the LOC121308724 gene encoding RNA-binding protein 48-like, translating to MKLSKCLVLNSLLSAVGVMTELVQLFAIYGAVEEYRVLDDYPVEQFTEVYLIKFQKLQSARIAKRKLDERSFFGGLLHVWYAPEFETVQDTGEKLQDRRKFIARRSSSEPGFVWRPPIEILTKAILA from the exons ATGAAATTAAGCAAGtgtttagtgctcaattcacTTCTTTCAGCAGTAGGCGTCATGACGGAATTAGTTCAACTTTTTGCAATTTATGGAGCTGTTGAAGAATACCGTGTATTAGATGATTATCCTGTAGAACAGTTCACAGAAGTGTACCTCATTAAATTCCAGAAGCTCCAGAGTGCAAG AATTGCCAAACGGAAACTGGATGAAAGGAGCTTCTTTGGTGGATTGCTTCATGTGTGGTATGCTCCAGAATTTGAAACCGTGCAGGACACTGGAGAAAAATTACAAGACAGAAGAAAGTTCATAGCAAGAAGAAGCAGCAGCG AACCTGGTTTTGTTTGGAGGCCCCCCATTGAAATACTGACTAAGGCCATTCTTGCGTAG